A single region of the Ziziphus jujuba cultivar Dongzao chromosome 10, ASM3175591v1 genome encodes:
- the LOC107412073 gene encoding probable protein S-acyltransferase 17 isoform X1 produces the protein MAPQWVLVCHGLVTLLVLVSFLCGHWPIFKGTPIQRIHQFITFGAYDYFLRFVGVVFGTKGTDAVLSVEYFCCDRPNPILQVLYLAILGGIYYLIAKSIFVYIPGYYLSGLHRYTSLLAVGVGLLLFLLTSFSDPGTVKAENVSQYLSAYPYDNIIYSEKECSTCKIPKPARSKHCSICNRCVSRFDHHCGWMNNCIGERNTRYFMAFLLWHFLICVYGTVAIVLVLVGRAKELRVIYILTVYYGIENSFFSLAPHVVQWLLSSYNTQILVTVFLGIVSLLLAGFFGYHAKLCLTNTTTNETFKWQEYVSWQKKLNEARASAAALKASLNGMSSERKPPESKWRSFFRKSPLEDVEVVVKSNMYDKGFIQNLSEIIFPLSTRASFTQTKSKSG, from the exons ATGGCTCCACAGTGGGTTCTGGTTTGCCATGGGCTGGTTACATTGCTGGTGTTGGTTTCCTTCCTCTGCGGCCACTGGCCCATCTTTAAGGGCACACCCATCCAACGCATCCACCAATTCATCACCTTCGGCGCTTACGATTACTTCCT GAGGTTTGTGGGGGTTGTTTTTGGCACCAAGGGAACCGATGCTGTACTCTCGGTTGAGTATTTCTGCTGCGACCGACCCAATCCAATTTTGCAG GTATTATATCTTGCAATACTTGGAGGAATCTATTACTTAATTGCAAAGTCTATCTTTGTCTACATCCCTGGTTATTATCTTAGTGGACTTCACAG GTACACAAGCTTGTTGGCTGTTGGTGTCGGTCTTCTGCTATTTCTATTGACTAGCTTTTCTGATCCAGGAACAGTGAAGGCTGAGAATGTTTCTCAGTATCTCTCTGCTTATCCGTatgacaatattatttattcagaGAAAGAATGTTCAACTTGTAAAATACCAAA ACCTGCCAGGTCCAAACACTGCAGCATATGTAATCGTTGTGTTTCTCGTTTTGATCATCACTGTGGATGGATG AATAATTGCATTGGCGAGAGAAACACACGTTACTTTATGGCTTTTCTTTTATG GCACTTCCTTATTTGCGTGTATGGAACAGTAGCCATTGTGTTGGTTCTTGTTGGGAGGGCCAAAGAATTGAGAGTTATATATATTCTAACTG TTTATTATGGTATAGAAAATTCTTTCTTTAGTTTAGCTCCACATGTTGTACAG TGGTTGCTGAGTTCTTACAACACTCAAATTCTTGTTACTGTGTTTCTTGGAATAGTTTCGTTGCTGTTGGCGGGTTTCTTTGGTTATCATGCCAAACTTTGTCTCACAAATACTACCACTAACGAG ACTTTCAAGTGGCAGGAGTATGTAAGCTGGCAAAAGAAGCTAAATGAAGCAAGGGCAAGTGCTGCAGCTCTCAAAGCAAGTCTCAACGGGATGAGTAGTGAAAGAAAGCCTCCGGAGAGCAAATGGAGATCCTTCTTTCGAAAATCTCCATTGGAAGATGTTGAGGTTGTTGTTAAGAGTAACATGTATGATAAAGGATTCATTCAAAATCTTTCTGAGATAATCTTCCCCCTTTCAACAAGAGCATCGTTTACGCAGACCAAATCGAAGTCTGGCTAA
- the LOC107412073 gene encoding probable protein S-acyltransferase 17 isoform X2, which translates to MAPQWVLVCHGLVTLLVLVSFLCGHWPIFKGTPIQRIHQFITFGAYDYFLRFVGVVFGTKGTDAVLSVEYFCCDRPNPILQVLYLAILGGIYYLIAKSIFVYIPGYYLSGLHRYTSLLAVGVGLLLFLLTSFSDPGTVKAENVSQYLSAYPYDNIIYSEKECSTCKIPKPARSKHCSICNRCVSRFDHHCGWMNNCIGERNTRYFMAFLLWHFLICVYGTVAIVLVLVGRAKELRVIYILTVSLLLAGFFGYHAKLCLTNTTTNETFKWQEYVSWQKKLNEARASAAALKASLNGMSSERKPPESKWRSFFRKSPLEDVEVVVKSNMYDKGFIQNLSEIIFPLSTRASFTQTKSKSG; encoded by the exons ATGGCTCCACAGTGGGTTCTGGTTTGCCATGGGCTGGTTACATTGCTGGTGTTGGTTTCCTTCCTCTGCGGCCACTGGCCCATCTTTAAGGGCACACCCATCCAACGCATCCACCAATTCATCACCTTCGGCGCTTACGATTACTTCCT GAGGTTTGTGGGGGTTGTTTTTGGCACCAAGGGAACCGATGCTGTACTCTCGGTTGAGTATTTCTGCTGCGACCGACCCAATCCAATTTTGCAG GTATTATATCTTGCAATACTTGGAGGAATCTATTACTTAATTGCAAAGTCTATCTTTGTCTACATCCCTGGTTATTATCTTAGTGGACTTCACAG GTACACAAGCTTGTTGGCTGTTGGTGTCGGTCTTCTGCTATTTCTATTGACTAGCTTTTCTGATCCAGGAACAGTGAAGGCTGAGAATGTTTCTCAGTATCTCTCTGCTTATCCGTatgacaatattatttattcagaGAAAGAATGTTCAACTTGTAAAATACCAAA ACCTGCCAGGTCCAAACACTGCAGCATATGTAATCGTTGTGTTTCTCGTTTTGATCATCACTGTGGATGGATG AATAATTGCATTGGCGAGAGAAACACACGTTACTTTATGGCTTTTCTTTTATG GCACTTCCTTATTTGCGTGTATGGAACAGTAGCCATTGTGTTGGTTCTTGTTGGGAGGGCCAAAGAATTGAGAGTTATATATATTCTAACTG TTTCGTTGCTGTTGGCGGGTTTCTTTGGTTATCATGCCAAACTTTGTCTCACAAATACTACCACTAACGAG ACTTTCAAGTGGCAGGAGTATGTAAGCTGGCAAAAGAAGCTAAATGAAGCAAGGGCAAGTGCTGCAGCTCTCAAAGCAAGTCTCAACGGGATGAGTAGTGAAAGAAAGCCTCCGGAGAGCAAATGGAGATCCTTCTTTCGAAAATCTCCATTGGAAGATGTTGAGGTTGTTGTTAAGAGTAACATGTATGATAAAGGATTCATTCAAAATCTTTCTGAGATAATCTTCCCCCTTTCAACAAGAGCATCGTTTACGCAGACCAAATCGAAGTCTGGCTAA